A part of Ictalurus furcatus strain D&B chromosome 8, Billie_1.0, whole genome shotgun sequence genomic DNA contains:
- the hmmr gene encoding hyaluronan mediated motility receptor, giving the protein MSFPRAPLKRFNEHVGCAPPPGTYDLKSGELKGAASFQKAERFRSQKLGPPASKDVPMSPVRRTMSVDGLVDSAKKDKSSFQVEMKQRKLLEKEIRSLVQQRGEQDRRLQALEEELKRLEAKLLAAVREKTGLAANVASLERQLAELKKTNEFLKSKVSADTTKKRIHSLSMELMEARNKLDVKDKELSFLQISSEGKVKVLETDLEASRATLNAIKERNKDLEGLHEEMKVHNEELEKEIDKMHAVILELREEAKVLQSYLDAANEEIQDLKGKLQDKSAMERRVSDSQEKLGEVEQNLEQRMAELQESQSILKKKEQELQECHITLEERQRELEHHKCELEASRAMLKELEEKNVQAAHELKDSQSTVKQQEQELARVRDVLRRTEEELDQRVAHMNERCLSMEDERARTQEEGLKRVQELLAEVSSLEESKKCEKEAHDKLKQQHSALAEQFEEEKARNDSLSSMMASLRDDLEKERKQLEEELEEVLEEVNVLEEQDKFLQEAVHLLTQEKLSMEEELNSTRSDLERSKAETRTLEEVHQETVKKLQDEQNSSLGKIGDMTTELESATQALSAQREQDKARVQELKEELSRITQQLQDEQNKLLHQQHTQEKEREECARMLLEVQTKLAQCEMDLRQAREEVGQEQEEKRQALAQLEQTRQCRRESAEGRVQEARILQEQVEVLEQEKEQLHQQMEQEMEQLHQQMEQEMEQLHQQMEQEMEQLHQQMEQEKEQLHQQMAQEKEQLHQQMAQEKEQLHQQMEQEMEQLHQQMEQEKEQLHQQMEQERHDFNEQLKKAQKSTSNDETAHWRNLYEQLYSKVKPFQEQLDGFAAERDVLLSEKGATQAELNKLAGAYANLLGHQNQRQKIKHMVKLKEENLELKQEVTKLRAEVGKQKRNLEQLKSSQVPRRFDPSKAFKHEQKENQQPAVSLR; this is encoded by the exons ATGTCGTTTCCAAGGGCTCCTTTGAAAAGATTTAATGAACACGTCG GCTGTGCTCCTCCACCAGGAACATACGACCTGAAGTCTGGCGAACTGAAGGGTGCCGCTTCCTTCCAGAAGGCAGAGCGCTTCAGATCACAGAAAC TCGGACCACCCGCTTCCAAAGATGTGCCCATGTCTCCAGTGCGCAGGACCATGTCAGTTGATGGCTTG GTCGATAGTGCAAAAAAGGACAAGAGCAGCTTTCAAGTTGAAATGAAACAGCGGAAGCTGCTGGAGAAAGAG ATCCGGTCGCTGGTTCAGCAGAGAGGAGAACAGGACCGCAGGCTACAGGCCTTGGAGGAAGAGCTTAAGAGGCTGGAGGCTAAACTGCTGGCTGCTGTGAGAGAGAAGACAGGCCTTGCAGCTAATGTGGCCTCCCTTGAAAGACAGCTTGCTGAGTTGAAGAAAACCAACGAGTTCCTCAAGAGCAAG GTTTCTGCAGACACCACGAAGAAGAGAATCCACTCACTGTCTATGGAGCTCATGGAAGCGAGAAACAAACTGGATGTTAAGGACAAG GAGCTGAGTTTCCTGCAGATCAGCTCAGAAGGCAAAGTAAAGGTGTTGGAGACAGATCTTGAAGCTTCAAGAGCAACTCTTAATGCTATTAAGGAGAGGAACAAAGATCTTG agggCCTTCATGAAGAGATGAAAGTTCACAATGAGGAGTTGGAGAAAGAAATAGATAAGATGCATG CTGTTATACTGGAGCTGAGGGAGGAGGCCAAGGTGCTGCAGAGCTACCTTGATGCTGCAAATGAAGAGATTCAG GATCTAAAAGGTAAACTGCAGGATAAATCCGCAATGGAGCGCCGCGTCTCGGATTCTCAAGAGAAACTTGG TGAGGTGGAGCAGAATTTAGAGCAGCGCATGGCGGAGCTCCAGGAGTCTCAGAGCATCCTGAAGAAGAAGGAGCAGGAGCTTCAGGAGTGCCACATCACCCTTGAGGAGCGGCAGAGAGAGCTGGAGCATCACAAGTGTGAGCTGGAGGCCTCTCGGGCTATGCTgaaagagctggaggagaagAACGTACAGGCAGCGCACGAGCTCAAGGACTCGCAGAGCACAGTGAAGCAGCAAGAGCAGGAGCTGGCTCGAGTGAGGGATGTGCTGAGAAGAACGGAAGAGGAGTTGGACCAGCGTGTGGCCCACATGAACGAGCGTTGCTTGAGCATGGAGGATGAGAGAG CCAGGACACAGGAGGAAGGGCTGAAGAGAGTACAGGAGCTGCTGGCTGAGGTTAGCTCACTGGAGGAGAGCAAAAAGTGTGAGAAAGAAGCTCATGACAAGCTGAAACAGCAGCACTCTGCTCTTGCTGAACAGTTCGAGGAAGAGAAG GCTCGTAATGACTCCCTGTCCAGCATGATGGCATCTCTGCGTGATGAcctggagaaagagaggaagcagttggaagaggagctggaagAGGTGCTGGAGGAAGTGAACGTGCTCGAGGAGCAGGACAAGTTCCTGCAGGAGGCCGTCCATCTCCTGACACAGGAGAAACTCTCAATGGAGGAAGAATTGAACAGCACCCGTTCTGATCTAGAGAG GAGCAAAGCAGAGACACGGACTTTGGAAGAGGTTCATCAGGAGACTGTGAAGAAACTACAGGATGAACAAAACAGCTCACTGGGAAAGATAGGCGACATGACCACTGAGCTAGAGAG TGCCACACAGGCTCTGAGTGCGCAGAGAGAGCAGGATAAGGCTCGTGTACAGGAGCTAAAGGAGGAGCTGAGCAGAATCACTCAGCAACTGCAGGATGAACAGAATAAACTCCTTCACCAACAACACACTCAGGAAAAGGAGAGGGAGGAGTGTGCCAG gaTGTTATTGGAGGTCCAGACTAAGCTGGCCCAGTGTGAGATGGATTTAAGGCAGGCCAGGGAGGAAGTAGGACAGGAGCAAGAGGAGAAACGACAGGCCCTGGCTCAGCTGGAGCAGACCCGGCAGTGTAGGAGGGAGTCTGCGGAAGGCAGGGTTCAGGAGGCGCGGATCCTACAAGAGCAGGTGGAGGTGCTGGAGCAGGAGAAGGAGCAGCTCCACCAGCAGATGGAGCAGGAGATGGAGCAGCTCCACCAGCAGATGGAGCAGGAGATGGAGCAGCTCCACCAGCAGATGGAGCAGGAGATGGAGCAGCTCCACCAGCAGATGGAGCAGGAGAAGGAGCAGCTCCACCAGCAGATGGCGCAGGAGAAGGAGCAGCTCCACCAGCAGATGGCGCAGGAGAAGGAGCAGCTCCACCAGCAGATGGAGCAGGAGATGGAGCAGCTCCACCAGCAGATGGAGCAGGAGAAGGAGCAGCTCCACCAGCAGATGGAGCAGGAGCGACACGACTTCAATGAACAGCTCAAAAAGGCGCAAAAAAG cacaTCAAATGACGAGACTGCACACTGGAGAAACTTGTATGAACAGCTCTACTCTAAAGTTAAGCCCTTTCAG GAGCAGCTGGACGGCTTTGCAGCTGAGAGGGACGTGTTGCTCTCTGAGAAGGGGGCCACTCAGGCTGAGCTGAATAAGCTGGCAGGTGCCTATGCCAACCTGCTGGGCCATCAGAACCAGCGACAGAAAATCAAGCACATGGTCAAGCTCAAGGAGGAGAACCTGGAGCTCAAGCAG GAAGTGACTAAGCTGAGGGCAGAGGTAGGGAAGCAGAAGAGGAACCTGGAGCAGCTCAAGTCCAGCCAGGTCCCACGCCGGTTTGACCCCAGCAAAGCCTTCAAACACGAACAAAAAGAGAACCAGCAGCCTGCAGTGTCTCTTAGATAG